In a genomic window of Rhopalosiphum maidis isolate BTI-1 chromosome 4, ASM367621v3, whole genome shotgun sequence:
- the LOC113548940 gene encoding 39S ribosomal protein L22, mitochondrial, protein MLNCITNKLTLFYHSRPPSSYNNLKECVALLTTPKTDFSTSSIKLAGSEKDPKRWLAYNDVIYPPQEPGEERRPAYVCHQKLNIKYSPKKMWYVASFVRGMSVDEALKQLPMVGRKGATIVKDTILEAQQLAVENHNVEFKTNLWIAESFCGKGPVIKGMRRHARMRMGEIMYRHCHYFVRLEEGTPPENYYYSWPKTGPALLAQWIDEIRDRKIQGSL, encoded by the exons atgttaaattgtataaccAACAAGTTGAcgttattttatcatagtagACCTCCATCAAGTTACAACAATCTTAAGGAATGTGTGGCACTGCTTACTACACCCAAAACAGATTTTAGCACTTCTTCTATCAAATTAGCCGGTTCAGAGAAAGATCCTAAACGTTGGTTAGCGTATAACGATGTTATTTATCCACCACAAGAACCCGGTGAAGAGAGAAGACCAGCT TATGTATGTCACCAAaagttaaatatcaaatatagtcCAAAAAAAATGTGGTATGTCGCAAGTTTTGTACGTGGCATGTCTGTTGACGAAGCACTTAAACAATTACCCATGGTCGGTCGTAAAGGTGCCACTATAGTGAAAGATACTATTTTAGAAGCTCAACAGCTAGCTGTTGAAAACCATAATGTCGAATTTAAGACAAATCTATGGATTG ccgAATCATTTTGTGGTAAAGGACCTGTGATAAAAGGTATGCGTAGACATGCAAGGATGCGAATGGGTGAAATAATGTACAGGCACTGTCATTATTTTGTAAGATTAGAAGAAGGGACACCtccagaaaattattattatagctggCCTAAGACAGGCCCAGCTCTGTTAGCCCAGTGGATTGATGAAATCCGTGATCGTAAAATTCAAGGATCATTATAA